One Gemmatimonadota bacterium DNA window includes the following coding sequences:
- a CDS encoding MoaD/ThiS family protein, translated as MIRVVLPYHLRNLAGCRDKEVILQIAGGVVTQRKILDALEARFPQLGGTVRDYGSGCRRPLVRFFGCGRDLSLESPDAPVPEAIAQGEEPYRIVGSVAGG; from the coding sequence ATGATACGCGTCGTCCTGCCCTATCACCTGCGGAACCTGGCGGGCTGCCGGGACAAGGAAGTCATCCTGCAGATCGCCGGTGGGGTCGTGACCCAGCGCAAGATCCTGGACGCACTGGAAGCGCGCTTTCCTCAACTCGGTGGGACGGTCCGGGATTACGGATCGGGTTGCCGCCGGCCCCTCGTGCGGTTCTTTGGTTGCGGGCGGGACCTTTCCCTCGAATCGCCCGACGCGCCGGTACCGGAAGCCATCGCGCAAGGCGAGGAGCCCTACCGTATCGTCGGTTCGGTGGCCGGCGGGTAG
- a CDS encoding DinB family protein has product MNWTDILTHELNYTYHAADGLIDLVEDKDLDWKPSSGDNWMTTGQLLFHVGEACGMAIKGFVTGDFGLPEGVSVDDMGSGDSLPPAEAMPTVASVAEAKEKLAADRNLAFEMLELAGEERMQNEPAPAPWDPSTPVLGHRMLEMVQHLVQHKGQLFYYLKLQGKPVNTMHLWGVQLAEDRDGESKE; this is encoded by the coding sequence ATGAACTGGACCGACATACTGACCCATGAATTGAATTACACTTACCATGCGGCAGACGGATTGATAGACCTCGTCGAGGACAAGGATCTCGACTGGAAACCATCGTCGGGCGACAACTGGATGACGACGGGCCAGTTGCTTTTTCACGTGGGTGAAGCTTGCGGTATGGCGATAAAGGGATTCGTAACGGGCGACTTCGGTTTGCCCGAAGGCGTCAGCGTGGACGACATGGGATCTGGGGATTCGTTACCCCCGGCCGAAGCGATGCCCACGGTCGCCTCGGTGGCGGAAGCAAAGGAAAAGCTCGCGGCGGACCGGAACCTGGCCTTCGAAATGCTCGAGCTTGCCGGCGAGGAACGGATGCAGAATGAACCCGCCCCCGCGCCGTGGGACCCTTCCACTCCCGTGCTTGGCCATCGCATGCTTGAGATGGTGCAGCATCTGGTTCAGCACAAGGGGCAGTTGTTCTACTACCTGAAACTACAGGGCAAGCCGGTCAACACCATGCACCTGTGGGGCGTGCAGCTTGCCGAAGACCGCGACGGGGAAAGCAAGGAGTAG
- a CDS encoding family 43 glycosylhydrolase encodes MYRLEGHRIGDAWYFADGATVHAWFLAMPLDRKAGWRIDHCVSDDLKHWQYEGTALEPGPPDAWDGKSLATGSVIRHDGQYWMAYTGHKHETAFVQRVGMAVSDDLDTWRKLPENPTSVANPAYYEIESSGQRQLTHWRDPFLLDTGDSVLQYVCARRTDGDVAERGSVGIARSTDMIHWECLPPPEHDRMTEEMEVPQVYFIEGRLYLVFCTHDFWLSPSFRDRFPGHVFRSTDYAMVGDSPLGPFRIHGTGEIMPEAPPGRFYASQFIEHDGSWFLLGTEGLDAESGISDPLPVVADESGIHVARG; translated from the coding sequence GTGTACAGACTCGAGGGCCACCGCATCGGCGATGCATGGTATTTTGCCGACGGCGCAACTGTCCATGCCTGGTTTCTCGCCATGCCCCTGGATCGAAAAGCCGGCTGGAGAATCGACCACTGCGTTTCCGATGACTTGAAGCACTGGCAATACGAGGGTACTGCCCTCGAACCGGGTCCACCGGACGCGTGGGACGGCAAGTCCCTGGCGACCGGCAGCGTCATCCGGCACGACGGGCAGTACTGGATGGCCTATACCGGCCACAAGCACGAGACCGCCTTTGTCCAGCGCGTGGGCATGGCCGTTTCCGATGACCTGGATACCTGGCGCAAACTCCCCGAAAACCCCACCTCGGTGGCCAACCCCGCGTACTACGAGATCGAATCGAGCGGCCAGCGCCAGCTCACCCACTGGCGGGACCCCTTCCTCCTGGACACGGGCGACAGTGTCCTCCAGTATGTCTGCGCGCGGCGCACCGACGGGGACGTGGCCGAACGGGGCAGTGTCGGCATCGCCCGGTCGACAGACATGATCCACTGGGAATGCCTCCCGCCGCCGGAACACGACCGGATGACCGAGGAAATGGAAGTGCCTCAGGTTTATTTCATCGAAGGCCGCTTGTATCTCGTCTTCTGTACCCACGACTTCTGGCTGTCGCCTTCCTTCAGGGACCGGTTCCCCGGCCATGTCTTCAGAAGCACCGACTATGCCATGGTGGGCGATTCGCCGCTGGGTCCGTTCCGGATCCACGGCACGGGCGAGATCATGCCCGAAGCGCCGCCCGGCCGCTTCTATGCCAGTCAGTTCATCGAGCACGACGGTAGTTGGTTCCTGCTGGGTACCGAGGGCCTGGACGCGGAGAGCGGCATTTCGGACCCTCTGCCGGTCGTAGCGGATGAATCGGGTATACATGTGGCCAGAGGTTGA
- a CDS encoding carbohydrate kinase family protein, translating to MAHDVVGVGCACLDFLGIVPHLPDQDDQVWMSDSTQQGGGMVSTALVTLSRLGVSTAFVGKVGNDMAGRAVKQEFDEYRVDSAHLVVEAGATTPVSMILVDESTGQRTIMAGGTTVEMSPSEIPTGMITAARYLHLDTTGRQAALAAAEIARNAGVPVVLDADSLSRPQDIEDLLRSTDYLIASRVFAEALTGRADPVEAAKSLACYGSSVTVVTHGEEGSYTLSGGRLFHTPAFPVEVVDTTGAGDVYHGAYTFGLLQEWSLEKTAVFSSAVAALSCTRLGGRTGIPDLNRSMDFLRGRGAEHFNDGD from the coding sequence ATGGCTCATGACGTCGTCGGCGTGGGATGCGCCTGCCTGGACTTCCTGGGTATCGTGCCCCACCTGCCGGACCAGGACGACCAGGTCTGGATGAGCGACTCAACCCAGCAAGGCGGCGGGATGGTCTCCACCGCGCTGGTCACGCTTTCCAGGCTGGGGGTGTCCACCGCCTTCGTGGGCAAAGTCGGAAACGACATGGCGGGCCGCGCCGTAAAGCAGGAATTCGACGAGTACAGGGTCGACTCGGCCCATTTGGTCGTGGAGGCCGGTGCAACGACCCCCGTCAGCATGATTCTCGTCGATGAATCGACCGGGCAGCGAACCATTATGGCCGGCGGGACGACTGTTGAAATGTCCCCTTCTGAAATACCCACCGGAATGATCACCGCCGCCAGGTACCTTCATCTCGACACCACGGGACGTCAGGCCGCACTGGCCGCCGCGGAAATCGCACGCAATGCCGGCGTGCCCGTGGTGCTGGACGCGGACAGCCTCTCCCGCCCGCAGGATATCGAGGATCTGCTTCGGTCTACGGATTACCTGATTGCTTCACGGGTGTTCGCAGAAGCGCTGACCGGCAGGGCCGATCCGGTAGAGGCCGCGAAGTCCCTGGCCTGTTACGGATCGTCCGTAACGGTCGTAACTCATGGAGAAGAAGGAAGTTACACGCTGTCAGGCGGCCGGTTATTCCACACGCCGGCGTTCCCCGTGGAGGTCGTCGATACGACCGGCGCGGGCGACGTATACCACGGCGCATACACTTTCGGCCTGCTGCAGGAATGGAGTCTAGAGAAGACGGCGGTATTCTCATCGGCCGTCGCCGCCTTGAGCTGCACCCGGCTCGGGGGACGAACCGGGATTCCGGACTTAAACCGCTCGATGGATTTCCTAAGGGGACGTGGCGCGGAGCACTTCAACGACGGGGACTAG
- a CDS encoding glyoxalase, producing MRIEMTGVFVNDPIEAHEFYTKILGFKEIMFVPEASLAIVASPEEPDGTTLLLEPKGTEWSQVYHKELYESGMPSIVFSVDDIASEYERLKKLGVRFSVDPTKQDFGIQAIFDDSCGNFIALVELNEGAWETTP from the coding sequence ATGCGAATCGAAATGACGGGCGTCTTTGTAAACGACCCCATCGAAGCGCACGAGTTCTACACGAAGATCCTGGGCTTCAAGGAGATCATGTTCGTGCCCGAGGCCAGTCTCGCCATCGTAGCTTCTCCCGAGGAACCCGACGGCACAACCCTCCTGTTGGAACCCAAAGGAACCGAGTGGTCCCAGGTTTACCACAAGGAACTCTATGAATCCGGGATGCCGTCCATCGTGTTCTCCGTGGACGATATCGCTTCCGAGTACGAACGGTTGAAGAAGCTGGGTGTCCGGTTCAGCGTGGACCCGACGAAACAGGACTTCGGCATCCAGGCCATTTTCGACGATTCCTGCGGAAATTTCATTGCGCTCGTGGAACTGAATGAAGGCGCCTGGGAGACCACGCCCTGA
- a CDS encoding Ldh family oxidoreductase has product MNRPPEAYIHVDEKSLLAFTTACFEKVGLSGHHASIISRLLVNSDLRGVRSHGVRAASGYTRSFAEGHHNPRPSVRVIGESPTTVTVDGDGTLGYWPMVEATEGAIARARETGMGMGLARHIGHYGSAGHYTRMCMESGCIGFSVQGYRNMGDARGQDPKPQIGYFGNPPLCFGMPAGDEPPIVQDVATRILADYQHSPEFDDLLSRIPAAFFKSIGYGAVATVLGCALAGAALPEADEVQARWPGASHGGMVLAIHIETVIPAGDFKKEVDRFVKDVRETYEPMPGYDEALLPGAIEEERMALHREQGIRFGEIEQRTVREMSERLDVPLPWSDQD; this is encoded by the coding sequence ATGAATCGTCCGCCGGAAGCATACATCCATGTCGATGAAAAATCCCTGCTGGCCTTCACGACGGCCTGTTTCGAGAAGGTTGGCCTGTCCGGCCATCATGCTTCGATCATCAGCCGGCTGCTGGTAAACTCCGATCTCAGAGGCGTGCGCAGTCATGGGGTCCGCGCGGCATCCGGCTATACGCGGTCATTCGCCGAGGGGCATCACAATCCACGGCCCAGTGTGCGGGTCATCGGCGAATCGCCGACTACGGTTACAGTGGACGGCGACGGCACGCTCGGGTACTGGCCCATGGTGGAGGCGACCGAAGGAGCGATCGCCAGGGCCCGCGAAACGGGCATGGGCATGGGACTGGCTCGACACATCGGCCATTACGGCTCGGCGGGCCACTACACCCGCATGTGCATGGAGTCGGGCTGCATCGGATTCTCGGTCCAGGGTTACCGCAACATGGGGGATGCCCGCGGCCAGGATCCGAAACCGCAGATCGGTTACTTCGGCAATCCGCCGCTCTGCTTCGGCATGCCGGCGGGCGACGAACCGCCTATCGTGCAGGACGTAGCCACGCGCATCCTGGCCGATTACCAGCATTCGCCCGAATTCGACGATCTCCTGTCCCGCATACCGGCCGCCTTCTTCAAGAGCATCGGTTACGGGGCGGTCGCCACGGTCCTGGGATGCGCGCTGGCCGGCGCCGCGTTGCCGGAGGCTGACGAAGTGCAGGCGCGGTGGCCCGGCGCAAGTCACGGCGGCATGGTTCTGGCCATTCACATCGAAACGGTGATTCCCGCGGGGGATTTCAAGAAGGAAGTGGATCGTTTCGTAAAGGATGTGAGAGAGACCTACGAGCCCATGCCGGGATATGACGAGGCCTTGCTGCCCGGCGCGATTGAAGAAGAACGTATGGCACTCCACCGGGAGCAGGGCATCCGGTTCGGCGAGATCGAACAGCGCACCGTACGGGAAATGAGCGAGCGGCTGGACGTACCGCTGCCCTGGAGTGATCAGGATTAA
- a CDS encoding DUF481 domain-containing protein — translation MASTKYSGDSGLRYLYLLFLLLLALASGHSIAQVNIEALRRDAGSTGFSGALALNLEMHTGNTDLKEIGLEGRLDFDHPRVNTFMLARNDFGWEQGERFADEGLIHLRQYYPLHGRFGIEAFTQYNYDTTYRLDARALAGGGLRFHLVESEAFQLWEGASAFVEHERLSELMPADDHPDNATVVRWSHYLSSRIAVNDRVVSTCTVYFQPLWNKIGDTRVLGELNLEIDLAGPLVLALNFVTRYDSRPPEGVSKLDTVLENGLAVTF, via the coding sequence ATGGCAAGCACTAAGTATTCCGGAGACTCCGGCTTGAGATACCTTTACCTGCTCTTCCTCCTGCTGCTAGCGCTGGCGTCAGGCCATTCAATAGCCCAGGTGAACATCGAAGCGCTGCGCCGGGATGCGGGTTCCACGGGTTTCTCGGGCGCTCTGGCCCTGAACCTGGAGATGCATACGGGGAATACGGATCTGAAGGAAATCGGACTGGAAGGACGGCTGGACTTCGATCACCCCAGGGTGAATACGTTCATGCTGGCCCGCAACGACTTCGGATGGGAACAGGGCGAGCGTTTCGCTGATGAAGGACTGATCCACCTCCGCCAGTACTACCCCCTGCATGGGCGGTTCGGTATCGAGGCGTTCACCCAGTACAACTATGATACGACCTATCGGCTCGATGCCCGCGCACTGGCCGGCGGCGGACTTCGATTCCACCTGGTCGAGTCCGAGGCTTTCCAGCTGTGGGAAGGTGCTTCCGCCTTCGTGGAACACGAGCGGCTGAGCGAACTGATGCCAGCGGATGACCACCCTGACAACGCTACCGTCGTCCGCTGGAGCCACTATCTGTCATCTAGAATCGCTGTAAATGACCGCGTCGTGTCCACGTGCACGGTGTATTTCCAACCGCTGTGGAACAAGATCGGCGACACCCGCGTCCTCGGCGAACTCAACCTGGAGATCGATCTGGCCGGACCGCTCGTGCTGGCCCTGAATTTCGTCACGCGCTACGACAGCCGACCGCCGGAAGGCGTCAGCAAGCTGGATACGGTGCTGGAGAACGGACTGGCCGTGACTTTTTAG
- a CDS encoding exo-alpha-sialidase → MGTVRVLVGTRKGAFILSSDGARKDWSVDGPHFGGWEVYHIKGSPINPDRLYASQGTGWFGQLVQKSDDGGKSWDPVSNEFTYEGEVGTHLDFDDNPRPWAFKRVWHLEPSLSDPETVFAGVEDAALFRSTDGGRSWQELAGLRNHPSGSGWHPGAGGLCLHTILLDKGDPNRMIVAISVAGAFRTLDGGASWQPINKGLHSDYMPEPEAEVGHCVHRLAMHPSHPDALFMQSHRNIMRSDNGGDSWTNVSGNLPSDFGFPIGVHAHEPETIYVVPMKGDSEHYPDEGHLRVYRSRTGGNEWEPLSSGLPQKDCYVNVLRDAMDVDTLDECGIYFGTSGGTVYVSPDGGDHWGSIVENLPPVMSVEVQTLP, encoded by the coding sequence ATGGGAACGGTCAGGGTGCTGGTGGGCACGCGGAAAGGGGCGTTTATTCTGTCATCGGACGGCGCCCGAAAAGACTGGAGCGTCGACGGTCCGCATTTCGGAGGTTGGGAGGTCTACCACATCAAGGGATCCCCCATCAATCCGGATCGCCTCTATGCGTCCCAGGGCACGGGCTGGTTCGGGCAGCTGGTGCAGAAATCGGACGATGGCGGAAAGAGCTGGGACCCGGTGAGCAACGAATTCACCTACGAGGGAGAGGTGGGCACCCACCTCGATTTCGACGACAACCCGCGCCCATGGGCATTCAAGCGGGTCTGGCACCTCGAGCCATCGCTCTCCGACCCGGAAACGGTGTTCGCGGGCGTCGAGGACGCAGCGCTCTTCCGCTCGACGGACGGGGGCCGGTCCTGGCAGGAACTGGCCGGCCTGAGGAACCACCCTTCGGGTTCGGGCTGGCATCCCGGCGCGGGCGGGCTCTGCCTGCACACCATCCTGCTGGACAAGGGCGATCCGAACCGGATGATTGTCGCCATTTCCGTGGCCGGCGCGTTCCGGACCCTGGACGGCGGTGCGTCCTGGCAGCCGATCAACAAGGGCCTGCATTCCGACTACATGCCCGAACCCGAGGCCGAGGTGGGCCACTGCGTCCATCGACTCGCCATGCATCCATCCCATCCGGACGCGCTGTTCATGCAAAGCCACAGAAACATCATGCGCAGCGACAACGGTGGTGATTCCTGGACGAATGTGAGCGGCAACCTGCCCAGCGACTTCGGCTTTCCGATCGGCGTGCACGCCCACGAACCCGAGACGATCTACGTCGTCCCGATGAAGGGCGACTCCGAGCACTACCCGGATGAGGGCCACCTGCGCGTATACCGGAGCCGGACCGGCGGGAACGAATGGGAACCGTTGTCCTCAGGACTGCCGCAGAAAGACTGCTACGTCAACGTTCTTCGGGACGCCATGGACGTGGATACGCTCGATGAATGCGGGATCTACTTCGGGACTTCGGGTGGCACGGTCTACGTATCCCCCGACGGCGGCGACCACTGGGGCTCCATCGTGGAGAATCTCCCGCCGGTGATGTCCGTCGAAGTCCAGACCCTCCCATGA
- a CDS encoding phytanoyl-CoA dioxygenase family protein encodes MEFNEQVKQDFDRDGFVLLKGYLSSAEAAEINSNIDRFIEEVLPGAPDTTAFYEDKADPASIKRLQNMAELDPYFDGLFGSYSFAELAGFLLADDVLPKNPQWFNKPARVGDVTPPHQDGFYFMLEPNEAVTLWIALDEIDEENGCMRYVQGSHRRGMRPHRTSNILGFSQGIPDFSDEDREREVAMRASPGDVFAHHSMIIHRADANRSDRRRAALGLVYFAARARKDEEKAERYRQELFARWEKEGKL; translated from the coding sequence ATGGAGTTCAACGAACAGGTTAAGCAAGATTTTGACCGAGACGGCTTCGTGCTGCTCAAGGGGTATCTGTCTTCAGCGGAGGCTGCCGAGATCAACAGTAACATCGACCGGTTCATCGAAGAGGTGCTTCCGGGAGCGCCCGATACGACGGCCTTCTACGAAGACAAAGCGGATCCGGCGTCCATCAAGCGGCTACAGAACATGGCGGAACTGGATCCGTACTTTGACGGGCTGTTCGGGTCCTACAGTTTTGCGGAACTGGCGGGATTCCTGCTCGCGGACGACGTGCTTCCCAAGAATCCGCAGTGGTTCAACAAGCCGGCCAGGGTGGGCGACGTCACCCCGCCCCACCAGGACGGCTTCTACTTCATGCTGGAACCCAACGAAGCCGTGACCCTTTGGATCGCCCTGGATGAAATCGACGAGGAAAACGGATGCATGCGTTACGTGCAGGGATCTCACCGGCGGGGCATGCGTCCCCACCGGACGTCCAACATACTCGGGTTTTCGCAGGGAATACCCGATTTCTCCGACGAGGACCGGGAACGGGAAGTGGCCATGCGCGCGAGCCCGGGCGACGTCTTCGCCCATCACAGCATGATCATTCACCGGGCGGACGCGAACCGGTCCGACCGCCGCCGCGCCGCCCTTGGGCTGGTGTATTTCGCGGCCAGGGCCAGGAAGGACGAAGAAAAGGCCGAACGCTATCGCCAGGAACTCTTCGCCCGGTGGGAAAAGGAAGGCAAACTCTAG
- a CDS encoding Gfo/Idh/MocA family oxidoreductase, translated as MTDIRVGLIGYGGWTRLAFVPALRQHDRVRIVSAAAFSQASRERIREELGPDVQVYGGFEALLAGPELDAVMMAIPDAIHEAAMEAVLDAGVAAYYEPPLADHPGGIRKMLKRLVTAGQVTHGDLEIGYASVIHRAAELLRQGAVGAPQTVHLKLRSNWAQFGGPDLCLAHHLGPWYVDGLNSIIGRSPDKVLVMDGHGQPGRRQFHSLVHFDYGGLWGTIHLNIDSVDTLETTIEVTGDEGDLAVDYFRNTIQLRSMSNLEGETIHVEPAMPVVGGWPGEAESVADFLDAVEKGTPNRTDARMAAQLYLTGLAIEQSKETGGWVEIEEAAGLA; from the coding sequence ATGACAGACATTCGCGTCGGCCTGATCGGATACGGGGGTTGGACCCGGTTGGCCTTCGTGCCCGCGCTCCGGCAGCATGACCGTGTCCGGATCGTGTCTGCCGCGGCGTTCAGCCAGGCGTCTCGGGAACGCATCCGCGAGGAACTGGGCCCGGATGTGCAGGTCTATGGCGGCTTCGAGGCGTTGCTGGCCGGCCCGGAACTCGATGCCGTCATGATGGCTATACCCGACGCCATCCACGAGGCGGCCATGGAAGCCGTCCTCGACGCGGGGGTCGCCGCCTACTACGAACCACCGCTCGCCGACCATCCCGGCGGCATACGCAAGATGCTGAAGCGGCTGGTCACGGCCGGCCAGGTCACCCACGGCGATCTCGAAATCGGCTACGCTTCGGTCATACACCGCGCCGCGGAACTGTTGCGGCAGGGCGCGGTCGGCGCGCCGCAGACCGTCCACCTGAAACTGCGAAGCAACTGGGCGCAATTCGGCGGCCCGGACCTGTGCCTCGCCCACCACCTGGGCCCCTGGTACGTGGACGGGCTGAACAGCATCATCGGCCGTTCGCCGGACAAGGTGCTCGTCATGGACGGCCACGGGCAGCCGGGCCGGCGACAGTTCCACAGCCTGGTCCATTTCGACTACGGCGGCCTCTGGGGCACGATCCACCTGAACATCGACTCGGTCGATACGCTGGAGACCACGATCGAGGTGACCGGCGACGAAGGCGACCTGGCCGTCGACTATTTTCGCAATACGATACAGCTACGCAGCATGTCCAATCTCGAGGGCGAAACGATCCACGTGGAGCCCGCGATGCCGGTGGTGGGCGGCTGGCCAGGCGAGGCGGAGAGCGTCGCCGATTTCCTGGACGCCGTGGAAAAGGGCACGCCGAACCGCACCGACGCCAGGATGGCCGCGCAGCTCTATCTCACGGGACTGGCCATAGAGCAGTCGAAGGAAACCGGCGGCTGGGTCGAGATCGAAGAGGCGGCCGGACTGGCCTGA
- a CDS encoding Gfo/Idh/MocA family oxidoreductase, producing the protein MAKYRAGLIGLGWMGMLYDLAERTGVWDVDDIDRPTPELDIHRRFLYHENPGTEGLPSSYAEALWDRPEIDLIAAADRDVKRLRAFRKRYGVVSLYDDAGDMLAIERPDIVSVATNTKHRADLTCLAVHHGAKGIFTEKPMAHTLEEADRMVRTCAEAGVPLSCGAIATTHPSFARAGALVRAGDIGEVLSIEAPGPFAQHQNWSYFVDSVPAWVIGTGDEPRRESGSDEFTGQGMMVTESGLVVHFRKGAPGVRLHGSKGDLAYDFPTGWQRWEAMEVEGRPYRVEVPWPGPQFVPPYGGVYSLNDVMDCLAGKLDEPKNSGRRVAMALEVEIALKLSSARGGVRVDLPLEDRSLGLNYDWFR; encoded by the coding sequence GTGGCAAAGTACCGCGCAGGACTCATCGGATTGGGCTGGATGGGAATGCTTTACGATCTCGCGGAAAGGACCGGCGTGTGGGACGTGGATGATATCGATCGCCCCACGCCGGAACTGGATATCCATCGGCGTTTCCTTTACCACGAAAACCCGGGTACGGAGGGTCTGCCGTCATCCTACGCGGAAGCCCTCTGGGACCGGCCGGAGATCGACCTGATCGCCGCAGCGGACAGGGATGTGAAGCGGCTTCGCGCCTTCCGGAAACGGTACGGCGTCGTGTCCCTCTATGACGACGCCGGGGACATGCTGGCCATCGAACGGCCGGATATCGTATCCGTCGCGACGAACACTAAACATCGCGCTGATCTCACCTGTCTCGCCGTACATCACGGAGCGAAAGGTATCTTCACCGAGAAGCCCATGGCCCATACCCTTGAGGAAGCGGACCGGATGGTGCGCACCTGCGCGGAAGCGGGCGTGCCGTTGAGTTGCGGGGCGATCGCCACCACCCATCCATCCTTCGCCCGTGCCGGCGCCCTGGTACGCGCTGGCGATATCGGGGAGGTGCTGTCGATCGAAGCGCCGGGACCCTTCGCTCAACACCAGAACTGGTCCTATTTCGTGGACAGCGTACCGGCCTGGGTAATCGGAACCGGCGATGAACCGCGGCGGGAATCGGGCAGCGACGAATTCACGGGACAGGGCATGATGGTGACCGAAAGCGGCCTCGTGGTGCATTTTCGCAAGGGCGCACCCGGCGTACGCCTGCACGGTAGCAAAGGCGACCTGGCTTACGACTTCCCCACGGGCTGGCAGCGATGGGAAGCGATGGAGGTGGAAGGCCGGCCCTACCGGGTGGAGGTGCCCTGGCCGGGACCCCAGTTCGTGCCCCCCTATGGCGGGGTGTATTCGCTGAACGACGTGATGGACTGCCTGGCGGGGAAGCTGGACGAGCCCAAGAACTCCGGCCGCAGGGTCGCCATGGCACTGGAAGTGGAGATCGCCTTGAAACTTTCCTCCGCGCGGGGCGGCGTGCGTGTCGACCTGCCCCTTGAAGACCGTTCGCTGGGGCTCAACTACGATTGGTTTCGGTAG
- a CDS encoding class I SAM-dependent methyltransferase has product MKGVRVDPERRETRMLRRHVPFSGARVLDIGCGDGRLSNRIRGWIESIVGVDLAGEDVGRAHARKRLDGIARFAVADASSLPFQDRSFDLALYSWSL; this is encoded by the coding sequence ATGAAAGGTGTTCGAGTAGATCCGGAACGGCGGGAAACGCGGATGCTCAGGCGGCACGTGCCCTTTTCCGGTGCGCGCGTCCTCGACATCGGTTGCGGCGACGGCCGGTTGTCGAACCGGATCAGGGGATGGATCGAATCGATCGTCGGGGTCGACCTGGCCGGGGAAGACGTCGGGCGCGCCCATGCCCGGAAGCGGTTGGATGGCATCGCGCGCTTCGCCGTGGCCGATGCGTCCAGTCTGCCCTTCCAAGACCGGAGTTTCGACCTGGCCCTGTACTCATGGTCTTTGTGA
- a CDS encoding aminotransferase class V-fold PLP-dependent enzyme: protein MSLTADVRAMLPDLDGYAYFQTSGFSPKLNPVVDEVVHWLKFQSRGPALPFVAGRIEELKRDIRGKVARTVNATPEEIVMTENTTIGINIVANGIDWKPGDNVLLTDHEHPGNRLTWYNLTGRYDVELRFAPMYNDLGRTLEEMDRLIDGRTRLVSVSHVSRRTGLRLPGRAICDLAHGKDTPVLFDGAQSFGAIPIDVRALDCDFYSFCGHKYTMAPQGTGGLFIRRDRIDWLKPSWIGSHSQKSFDQEGHMDLHDEARRFEFATRSVPDQAGFGKALDIWEGLGWEAIFAGISAYTDRMKAALLEVPGLVLETPASYDDSSGIVTFHVPGLEAGPLSESLQQQEKVLVSPLEFAAESTRVSTHVFNSDEDLKRLTTGIRRIQREGSNA from the coding sequence ATGTCACTGACCGCAGACGTGCGGGCCATGCTGCCCGACCTGGATGGATACGCGTATTTCCAGACCAGCGGGTTTTCTCCCAAACTGAACCCCGTCGTCGATGAAGTCGTCCACTGGCTGAAGTTCCAAAGCCGGGGCCCCGCACTGCCCTTTGTCGCCGGGCGGATCGAGGAACTGAAGCGGGATATCAGGGGCAAGGTCGCCCGTACCGTCAACGCCACACCGGAAGAGATCGTCATGACGGAGAATACCACGATCGGCATCAACATCGTGGCCAACGGCATCGACTGGAAACCGGGCGACAACGTACTGCTCACCGACCACGAGCATCCGGGCAACCGGCTGACCTGGTACAACCTGACCGGGCGGTACGACGTGGAACTCCGGTTCGCGCCGATGTATAACGACCTCGGCAGAACGCTTGAGGAGATGGACCGGCTGATCGACGGCCGCACGCGGCTCGTCAGCGTCAGCCATGTCTCGAGACGCACGGGTCTGCGCTTGCCGGGCCGGGCGATCTGCGACCTGGCCCACGGGAAAGACACGCCCGTCCTCTTCGACGGCGCGCAGTCCTTCGGGGCCATACCGATCGACGTGCGCGCGCTGGACTGCGACTTCTACAGCTTCTGCGGGCACAAGTACACCATGGCGCCGCAGGGCACCGGGGGCCTGTTCATCCGCCGGGACCGGATCGATTGGCTCAAGCCGAGCTGGATCGGGTCGCACTCGCAGAAGTCCTTCGACCAGGAAGGCCACATGGACCTGCACGATGAAGCCCGGCGTTTCGAGTTCGCCACGCGGAGCGTGCCGGACCAGGCCGGATTCGGCAAGGCCCTGGATATCTGGGAAGGGCTGGGATGGGAAGCGATTTTCGCTGGCATCTCGGCGTACACCGACCGGATGAAGGCCGCCTTGCTCGAGGTCCCGGGACTCGTTCTGGAAACGCCGGCGTCCTACGACGATTCATCGGGAATCGTTACTTTCCACGTGCCGGGCCTGGAGGCGGGACCCCTGTCGGAGAGCCTGCAACAGCAGGAGAAGGTGCTGGTCTCCCCGCTCGAATTCGCGGCGGAAAGCACCCGTGTTTCGACCCACGTGTTCAATTCGGACGAAGACCTGAAGCGGCTGACGACGGGGATCCGGAGGATACAGCGAGAGGGGTCGAACGCCTGA